GCGCACATCCTGCGCATGCCAGTGCCGTACACCGAAGAGGAGGTCAACGAGGCCATCAAGGCCGTCATCCGCGAGAACGGGTATCAGGAGTGCTATATCCGCCCGCTGGTTTTTCGCGGTGGCGCTTCCCTGGGGGTCAATCCGCTGCCGTGCCCGGTCGAGATGATGGTTGCCGCGTGGCACTGGGGCGCTTACCTGGGCGACGAAGCCCTGCGCAGCGGCGCGAAGCTGGTGACCTCTTCCTGGATTCGCTCGCCGGGCAACGTGCTGCCCACCAAGGCGAAAGCAGGCGGCAACTACGTCAATTCCAGTCTCGCCAAGGCGGACGCGGTCAGTGCCGGTTTCGACGAAGCGATTCTGCTCGACGCGCAGGGGTATGTGGCCGAAGGCAGCGGCGAGAACCTCTTCTTTCTCAAGAACAGCGTGCTTTACGCCATCGCCCACTCGGTGACCTTGGTGGGTATCACGCGCGACAGCATTGTGCACGTCGCCCGGGATCTGGGCTACGAGGTCAAAGCCGTCATGGCCACCCGGGACGAGCTCTACACTGCCGACGAGGTCTTCATGACCGGCACGGCAGCCGAGGTGTCGCCGATTTCCAGCATCGATTTCCGCCCGATCGGCACGGGTCAGGCCGGCGAAGTCACCCTGGAGATTCGGCGCCGCTACCTCGACATCGTAAGTGGCCGCGACCCGAACTACGATCACTGGCTGACCTATGTGAATTAAAAAGAGGCCGGGCGCACTGCCCGGCCTCCCTCCTTACCGTTTCAGCGGTTCATCTGGACCTGGGCGCGCCCTTCCAGGGTCATCTTCAGCTGCACGGTTTCCTCGCCGCGCTGTACGGTCAGCGTGACGGTGTCCCCGACCTTGCGGGCGCGTACCTGGGTCAGCAGGTCGGTAAAGTCACGCACGCTCTTGCCGTCCACGGCCAGAATCACGTCGCCACGCAGCTTGGGATAGTCGTTGGGGCTGCGCGGCTGCTGCAGCGTTTCGATGGGGCGCAGTCCCGCCTTGGCGGCCGGGCTGCCGGGCGTCACTTCGAAAAACACCACGCCGGGCTTGGGCCCCAGGCCGGTGGGCACGAAGGCTTCGTCGCGCAGGTCGGTGCCGCCCCGGATACCGATCACTGGCGCGTCGCGTTTCTCGCCCTTGGTCAGTGCGGCGACCAGGGTGCTTTCCCGTGAGACGGGCACGGCGTACGAGATGATCTGCATGCCACGAGCGCTGCTCCGCGCACCTTGCCCGGACGCGCTCCCGACCTGGATGTAACTCACCACGCCGATGGCCTCGCCCTTCGCGTTGATGATCGGTCCGCCCGAGTCGCCCGGGACCAGTTGCGCATCGAGTTCGAAGGTGCCGCTGGGGAAGTCGGCCCGTCCGGCTTCGACGCTCAGGCGCTGCAGGTTGCCGTATTCGGCCCGCAGGAAGCGTCCGCCACCGTTGCCGATCGCGAGGGCAGCGTCACCGGTCTTGGGCGCTTCGGCGGCCAGCGGCAAAAAGGGCACGTCTTTCTTGACCTCGACCTGCACGACGGCAATGTCGTTGCCGTCATCGTAACCGACGACCTTGACCGGCAGCACCTCACCGGAAAGGGTGCGCGCACGCAAATTCTTGGCCCCGAAGACCACGTGATAGGCGGTCAGCGCCAGACCATCCTTGTTGATGAAGTAGCCGGTGCCAATCCCATCGAGTTCCCCATTGTCATCACGCTGCTCGATGCGAAAGGCGGCCGCGCGGTTCTTTTGGTACACCTCAGCCGGAACTCTGGCCGCCGCGTTCTGGGCCTGGGTGCTGGAGGTGCGGTTGGCGGGAGCAGCAGGAGCGCTTTGCGCGGCGGCCAAAGGTGCGGTGAGCAGCAGGGCCGAGGCGAGCGCGGTCAACACACGCGAGCGGGTTTGTTTCACCTCCCTATGGTGCCCCAAAGCCGTGAACGAAGACTGCGACATAAGGTGAGAAACAGCGGGGCGCCGGGAAGATCACCGTTTCTTGATCGTTGTGCCAGCGTAACAACGCTTCTTGCGGAATTCGGGTTTTGTGCTACGCTCACGCCCAAAGGAAAGACTGCGCCCTTTACCCACTTATGCCAAAGACCCTCGTCATCGTCGAATCGCCCGCGAAAGCCAAAACCATCGGGAAATACCTTGGTAAAGGCTATGTCGTGGAGTCTTCCATTGGGCACATCCGCGATCTGCCGCGCAGCGCCTCCGAAATTCCCGAGCGCTACAAAGGCGAAGCCTGGGCCCGGCTTGGTATCAACGTCGAGGAGGACTTCCGGCCGCTGTATATCGTGGCTCCCGAGAAACGCAGCCAGGTGGCCAAGCTCAAGTCGCTGGTCAAGGACGCCGACCTGGTGGTCCTGGCGACCGACGACGACCGCGAGGGTGAAAGCATCGCCTGGCACCTGCTGCAGGAACTCAAGCCCAAGGTGCCGGTCAAGCGCATGGTGTTTCACGAGATCACCAAGGAAGCCATTGCCAGCGCCATTCAGCATCCGCGCAACATCGACGAGAACCTCGTGGAGGCTCAGGAAGCGCGCCGGGCGCTCGACCGCCTGTACGGTTACGAGGTCAGCCCGGTGCTGTGGAAGAAGGTCGCACCCAAGCTCAGCGCGGGTCGGGTGCAGAGCGTGGCGACCCGCATGCTGGTCGAGCGTGAGCGCGAGCGCATGCGCTTTGTCAGTGGCTCGTGGTGGGACATCGAGGGCCGCTTTCAGGTTGCCGAAGGAGAAGGCTTTCCCGCAACCCTGATCGAGCTCGACGGCAAGAAGCTCGCGCAGGGCAAGGACTTCGACCCGGCCAGCGGGCAGCTCAAAAAGAGTGCCGACGTGTGGCAGCTGAGCGAACAACAGGCCCGTGAACTGGCCGAATCGCTCGCCGGTCAGCCTTTCCGGGTGCTGTCCGCCGAGGAGAAGCCCTTCACGCAGCGTCCCTACGCGCCCTTCATCACCTCGACGCTGCAGCAGGAGGGGGGGCGCAAGCTGGGCATGAATGCCAGCCGCACCATGCGTGCCGCGCAGAAGCTGTACGAAGGCGGCTACATTACCTATATGCGCACCGACAGCACCACGCTGTCGAAAGAAGCCATGGACGCCGCGCGCAGTCAGGTGCGCGCCATGTATGGGGAGCAGTACCTGCACCCCACGCCGCGCACCTACGAGAAAAAGAGCAAGAACGCCCAGGAAGCCCACGAAGCCATTCGCCCGGCGGGGTCGAGCTTCCGCACGCCCGAAAGTCTGCGCGGCGAAATCAGCGGGGACGAGTGGCGCGTGTACGACCTGATCTGGAAGCGCACCGTCGCTTCTCAGATGGCCGACGCGCGTGGGCGGCGACTGCAGGTGCGCCTGGGTGGTCGCGCTCAGGACGGACGCGACACGGTCTTCGCTGCGTCGGGCAAGGCCATCGACTTTCCCGGCTTCCTGCGCGCCTACGTCGAGGGCAGTGACGACCCCGAGGCTGCCCTGGAAGACCGCGAAGTGCTGTTGCCCGCCCTGAAGAGCGGAGACGGCGTCACGGCGCGTGACCTGAAACCACTGGGGCACGCCACGCAGCCACCCGCGCGCTTCACCGAAGCCTCGCTCGTGCAGGCGCTGGAAGGCGCGGGAATCGGGCGGCCCAGCACCTACGCCAGCATTCTGGGGACCATCCAGGACCGGGGGTACGCCGTGAAGCGCGGACAGGCACTGGTGCCGACCTGGACTGCCTTTGCGACCTCGGCGCTGCTGGAGCACCACTTCGGTCGCCTGGTGGACTACGACTTCACCGCCCGCATGGAAGAAGACCTCGACGACATCGCCGGAGGCCGCCAGAAGCGCGCGCCGTACCTGCGTGGCTTCTACCTGGGAGAGCAGGAGGGCCTGGGCCTCAAGAACCTGGTGGAAACCCGCCTGGAGGCCATCGATCCCCGCGAAATCGCCACCATCGAGGTGCCCAAGCTGGCGGGCAGTGGCATCGAGGTGCGGGTCGGGCGTTAC
The Deinococcus peraridilitoris DSM 19664 genome window above contains:
- the topA gene encoding type I DNA topoisomerase; this encodes MPKTLVIVESPAKAKTIGKYLGKGYVVESSIGHIRDLPRSASEIPERYKGEAWARLGINVEEDFRPLYIVAPEKRSQVAKLKSLVKDADLVVLATDDDREGESIAWHLLQELKPKVPVKRMVFHEITKEAIASAIQHPRNIDENLVEAQEARRALDRLYGYEVSPVLWKKVAPKLSAGRVQSVATRMLVERERERMRFVSGSWWDIEGRFQVAEGEGFPATLIELDGKKLAQGKDFDPASGQLKKSADVWQLSEQQARELAESLAGQPFRVLSAEEKPFTQRPYAPFITSTLQQEGGRKLGMNASRTMRAAQKLYEGGYITYMRTDSTTLSKEAMDAARSQVRAMYGEQYLHPTPRTYEKKSKNAQEAHEAIRPAGSSFRTPESLRGEISGDEWRVYDLIWKRTVASQMADARGRRLQVRLGGRAQDGRDTVFAASGKAIDFPGFLRAYVEGSDDPEAALEDREVLLPALKSGDGVTARDLKPLGHATQPPARFTEASLVQALEGAGIGRPSTYASILGTIQDRGYAVKRGQALVPTWTAFATSALLEHHFGRLVDYDFTARMEEDLDDIAGGRQKRAPYLRGFYLGEQEGLGLKNLVETRLEAIDPREIATIEVPKLAGSGIEVRVGRYGPYLTRGEARANLPEELTPDELTAEKAEELLGRPSGERPLGNDPETGLPVIARAGRFGPYVQLGEGNTPVKTSSLLPGDDLNTLSLERALELLTLPRFVGTLEGEEVWAHNGRYGPYLKRGSDSRSLNNHEELFSVTHEQAEQLFAQPRVFGRRGAASGPLKRFEFSDRTTIDLKSGRFGPYLTDGTVNATLRKDEGGENLTPDEARSILEERGKEPKSKAGKTARGGKASAAKGGKAAKTTTKKTGTAETAKPARKPAAGAAKIKKGKKAPAKVTPSWDALRRHVGVLSETERRLVIAVRDEGHKVDEIAPVLGLEVNKAKGMLLQIGRKLNQAARAGA
- a CDS encoding S1C family serine protease, with translation MKQTRSRVLTALASALLLTAPLAAAQSAPAAPANRTSSTQAQNAAARVPAEVYQKNRAAAFRIEQRDDNGELDGIGTGYFINKDGLALTAYHVVFGAKNLRARTLSGEVLPVKVVGYDDGNDIAVVQVEVKKDVPFLPLAAEAPKTGDAALAIGNGGGRFLRAEYGNLQRLSVEAGRADFPSGTFELDAQLVPGDSGGPIINAKGEAIGVVSYIQVGSASGQGARSSARGMQIISYAVPVSRESTLVAALTKGEKRDAPVIGIRGGTDLRDEAFVPTGLGPKPGVVFFEVTPGSPAAKAGLRPIETLQQPRSPNDYPKLRGDVILAVDGKSVRDFTDLLTQVRARKVGDTVTLTVQRGEETVQLKMTLEGRAQVQMNR
- a CDS encoding branched-chain amino acid transaminase; the protein is MNSQPSSTPIPASAPSGDKGIQAGKIWLNGQLVAQEEARVSVLSHALHYGSSVFEGIRAYRTGRGPAIFRLAEHTRRLMESAHILRMPVPYTEEEVNEAIKAVIRENGYQECYIRPLVFRGGASLGVNPLPCPVEMMVAAWHWGAYLGDEALRSGAKLVTSSWIRSPGNVLPTKAKAGGNYVNSSLAKADAVSAGFDEAILLDAQGYVAEGSGENLFFLKNSVLYAIAHSVTLVGITRDSIVHVARDLGYEVKAVMATRDELYTADEVFMTGTAAEVSPISSIDFRPIGTGQAGEVTLEIRRRYLDIVSGRDPNYDHWLTYVN